One window from the genome of Oscillospiraceae bacterium encodes:
- a CDS encoding DegT/DnrJ/EryC1/StrS family aminotransferase, whose amino-acid sequence MGERIYLSSPHMCGKEMAYINEAFETNWIAPLGKNVTEFENEMCKKTGADQAIAMSAGTAALHMALRYLGVGRGDVVFCTSMTFAASCNPIVYEGGTPVFIDSEPNSWNMSPAALKKAFEKYPNPKAIVVVNLYGQSADYDEILKLAKEHNVPIVEDAAESLGATYKGQMTGTIGDFGVLSFNGNKIITTSGGGMLLCKTKEEKEKILKWITQSRDPARHYQHTELGFNYRMSNICAGIGRGQLTALDDRVAKKTEIYHTYRDAFSDLPVDMMPVCDYGVPNFWLSCMTVRGTDPVKLMEALEAENIESRPIWKPMHLQPFYAECDYFMHDGDVSKGIFETGICLPSDTKMSKEQQNRVIDIIKAQF is encoded by the coding sequence ATGGGTGAACGAATTTATTTATCTTCCCCTCATATGTGTGGAAAGGAAATGGCATATATCAACGAAGCATTTGAAACCAACTGGATTGCTCCTTTGGGAAAAAATGTGACTGAATTTGAAAATGAAATGTGCAAAAAAACCGGTGCTGATCAAGCAATTGCCATGTCTGCAGGAACTGCGGCTTTACATATGGCACTTCGTTATTTAGGCGTGGGCAGAGGGGACGTGGTATTCTGCACATCTATGACCTTTGCGGCAAGCTGTAATCCCATTGTGTATGAGGGCGGCACCCCCGTGTTTATTGATAGTGAGCCCAATAGCTGGAATATGTCACCTGCGGCTTTAAAAAAAGCTTTTGAGAAATATCCCAACCCGAAAGCCATTGTGGTTGTGAATTTATACGGTCAGTCTGCTGACTACGATGAAATTTTAAAACTGGCAAAAGAACATAACGTTCCCATTGTGGAAGACGCTGCAGAAAGCTTAGGTGCCACTTATAAAGGACAAATGACCGGTACCATTGGTGATTTTGGAGTGCTGTCTTTCAATGGCAATAAAATTATTACCACTTCCGGCGGCGGAATGCTTCTTTGCAAAACCAAAGAAGAAAAGGAAAAAATCCTGAAATGGATTACCCAGTCCCGTGACCCTGCCCGACACTATCAGCATACCGAACTTGGTTTTAATTACAGAATGTCTAATATTTGTGCAGGGATTGGCAGAGGTCAGTTGACTGCTTTGGATGACCGTGTTGCCAAGAAAACTGAAATTTATCATACTTATCGGGATGCATTTTCAGATTTGCCCGTGGATATGATGCCTGTTTGTGATTACGGTGTTCCCAATTTCTGGCTCTCTTGTATGACAGTCCGTGGCACTGACCCTGTAAAACTGATGGAAGCACTGGAAGCAGAAAATATTGAATCCCGTCCCATCTGGAAACCCATGCATCTGCAACCGTTCTATGCAGAGTGCGACTACTTTATGCACGATGGAGATGTTTCCAAAGGTATTTTTGAAACCGGCATCTGCTTGCCTTCTGATACCAAAATGTCAAAAGAACAGCAGAATCGCGTAATCGATATTATCAAAGCTCAATTCTAA
- a CDS encoding sugar transferase, with the protein MYRKFGKRFFDIICSLLALVVFSWLYIIIAILVAIFLGRPVFFKQERPGKDEKIFKLYKFRTMTDKRDENGNLLPDEVRLTKFGKFLRATSLDELPEAINILKGDMSIIGPRPLLVQYLPLYNEEQKHRHDVRPGLSGLAQVNGRNAITWEEKFKLDVEYVNHVTFIGDVKIIFQTVWKAFAKQEGINQDGSATMEPFKGSKQDA; encoded by the coding sequence ATGTACCGTAAATTCGGAAAACGTTTTTTCGATATTATTTGTTCCCTGTTGGCGCTTGTAGTGTTTTCCTGGCTATACATTATCATTGCCATTTTAGTGGCAATCTTTTTGGGAAGACCTGTTTTTTTCAAACAGGAGCGTCCCGGGAAAGATGAAAAGATTTTTAAACTTTATAAATTCCGCACGATGACGGACAAGCGTGACGAAAACGGAAACCTGTTGCCTGACGAAGTGCGCCTTACCAAATTCGGGAAGTTCCTCCGTGCCACCAGTTTAGACGAATTGCCGGAAGCTATCAACATCTTAAAAGGGGATATGTCTATCATCGGACCAAGACCTTTACTGGTGCAGTATCTGCCGTTGTATAACGAAGAGCAGAAACACCGTCATGATGTGCGGCCCGGTTTATCAGGTTTAGCGCAGGTCAACGGCAGAAACGCTATTACCTGGGAAGAAAAATTTAAGCTGGATGTGGAATATGTGAATCACGTAACCTTCATAGGTGATGTGAAAATCATTTTCCAAACCGTGTGGAAAGCTTTTGCCAAACAGGAAGGTATCAATCAGGATGGTTCCGCTACGATGGAACCCTTTAAAGGAAGTAAGCAAGATGCATAA
- a CDS encoding acetyltransferase, whose protein sequence is MHKDVIIIGAGGHAKVIADIVRKSGDNLVGFLDDSKEAGTEFFDAFILGKTDSYHEYRDKEFIIAIGNNGIRQKIAEQMRDVTFYTAIHPAAVIAEGVTIGEGTCVMTNAVVNSDAKIGKHCIVNTASVVEHDNVISDYVHISPAAALAGTVTIGERTHVGIGAKVKNNTDICAEVVVGAGAVVVKNITEGGTYVGVPARKVK, encoded by the coding sequence ATGCATAAAGATGTGATTATCATTGGTGCAGGCGGTCACGCCAAAGTGATTGCCGATATTGTAAGAAAATCGGGAGACAATTTAGTTGGCTTTCTGGATGATTCTAAGGAGGCTGGAACCGAATTTTTCGATGCTTTTATTTTAGGAAAGACCGATTCTTATCATGAATATCGGGACAAAGAATTTATCATTGCGATTGGTAACAATGGCATTCGCCAAAAGATTGCCGAGCAAATGAGGGACGTTACCTTCTATACTGCCATTCATCCCGCAGCGGTAATTGCTGAGGGCGTTACGATTGGTGAAGGCACCTGCGTGATGACAAATGCGGTGGTGAATTCTGACGCAAAAATCGGGAAGCACTGTATCGTAAATACTGCATCCGTGGTGGAGCACGACAATGTGATTTCTGATTATGTGCATATTTCGCCGGCAGCGGCGTTAGCAGGCACAGTAACCATTGGGGAAAGAACCCATGTGGGAATTGGTGCCAAGGTGAAAAATAACACAGACATTTGTGCCGAGGTGGTAGTTGGTGCAGGTGCCGTGGTGGTAAAAAATATTACCGAAGGGGGAACTTATGTGGGAGTTCCTGCAAGAAAGGTGAAATAG
- a CDS encoding glycosyltransferase family 4 protein has product MKKILILANLDMGLYNFRKELLEKLLSKGYEVHISLPQGPRVKDMEEMGCHYIETPVDRRGMNPVADLKLFFAYRKILKQLQPDVVLTYTIKPNIYGGLACRMAKVPYLSNITGLGSAVHNGGLVAKILMMMYRQSAKYASCLFFQNSQNLEFFKEQKAIAENHVLLPGSGVNIKEYAYEKYPPSDNPLSFLFIGRLMRDKGVGELVQAARNIRKDYPEITFDLVGFCEEEYQDTFDELNEGNVVNALGQQKNVREFIVSHSATVLPSYHEGTANVLLESAASGRPCIASKIPGCMEIIDHTITGYTFEARSVSALEEALRKFIRLSYEERKQMGILGRLKMEREYDRKIIIDYYLREIGKVEEQ; this is encoded by the coding sequence ATGAAAAAGATTCTGATTCTTGCCAATCTGGATATGGGGCTTTACAATTTCAGAAAAGAATTGTTGGAAAAGCTTTTGTCAAAGGGATACGAAGTGCATATCAGTTTGCCGCAGGGTCCCAGAGTAAAGGATATGGAAGAGATGGGATGTCATTATATTGAAACTCCCGTGGACAGACGGGGTATGAATCCTGTTGCTGATTTAAAATTATTTTTTGCTTACCGGAAAATCTTAAAGCAATTGCAACCTGATGTGGTTTTAACCTACACCATCAAGCCCAATATTTACGGCGGACTTGCCTGCCGTATGGCAAAGGTGCCTTACCTTTCCAACATCACGGGATTAGGTTCTGCAGTGCATAATGGTGGATTAGTTGCCAAAATTTTAATGATGATGTACCGTCAATCCGCAAAATATGCAAGCTGTCTCTTTTTCCAGAACAGTCAGAATTTAGAATTTTTTAAAGAACAAAAAGCAATTGCCGAAAATCACGTATTGCTTCCCGGATCAGGCGTCAACATCAAAGAGTATGCTTACGAAAAATATCCTCCCTCCGATAATCCTCTGTCCTTTTTGTTTATCGGTAGACTGATGCGAGATAAAGGTGTAGGCGAGCTAGTGCAAGCTGCACGCAATATCCGTAAGGATTACCCTGAAATCACCTTTGATTTAGTGGGCTTTTGCGAAGAAGAATATCAGGATACTTTTGATGAATTAAACGAAGGTAATGTGGTAAATGCGTTAGGACAGCAGAAAAACGTGCGGGAATTTATCGTAAGCCATTCTGCAACCGTATTGCCGTCTTATCACGAAGGAACGGCAAATGTGCTGTTAGAAAGTGCGGCATCAGGAAGACCTTGTATTGCAAGTAAAATTCCCGGCTGCATGGAAATTATTGATCATACTATTACCGGGTACACCTTTGAAGCCAGAAGTGTTTCGGCATTAGAAGAAGCCCTTCGGAAGTTTATCCGTTTATCTTATGAGGAACGTAAGCAGATGGGCATTTTAGGACGTTTAAAAATGGAGCGGGAATATGACCGCAAAATTATTATAGATTATTATTTACGAGAAATCGGGAAGGTGGAAGAACAATGA
- a CDS encoding nucleotide sugar dehydrogenase has product MNLYEKIVNRQEKISLIGLGYVGMPIAVAFAKKVDVIGFDLNEKKIQLYQNGIDPTKEVGDAAIKESTVEFTSDPKKLQEAKFHIVAVPTPVNSDHTPDLTPVEGASKILGQNLTKGSVVVFESTVYPGVTEDICVPILEKESGLKCGVDFKIGYSPERINPGDKVHRLETIVKIVSGMDEETLDTVAKVYELVVQAGVHRAESIKVAEAAKVIENSQRDINIAFMNELSIIFNKMGIDTKAVLEAAGTKWNFLKFFPGLVGGHCIGVDPYYLTYKAEQLGYHSKIILSGRTINDDMGKYVAENIIKNLIRADVSIKHAKVALLGFTFKENCPDTRNTRVIDIINELAEYDLVPMVYDPVADKGEALHEYGIEFASLEDIRDVDCLIIAVGHEEFMKMNLSDFDKLFKNVPNNKKVLVDIKGVLNRKEAESLDYNYWRL; this is encoded by the coding sequence ATGAACTTGTATGAAAAAATTGTAAATCGTCAGGAAAAAATTTCTTTAATTGGGTTAGGCTACGTGGGAATGCCCATTGCAGTTGCTTTTGCCAAAAAAGTAGATGTCATCGGATTTGACCTAAATGAGAAGAAAATCCAATTGTATCAAAACGGAATTGACCCCACTAAAGAAGTTGGAGATGCAGCCATTAAAGAATCCACTGTGGAATTTACCTCCGACCCCAAAAAACTGCAGGAAGCAAAATTTCATATCGTAGCGGTACCCACGCCTGTCAATTCAGACCATACGCCTGATTTAACTCCCGTGGAAGGTGCCAGCAAAATTTTAGGTCAGAATCTGACCAAAGGTTCTGTGGTAGTGTTTGAAAGCACCGTATATCCCGGTGTAACCGAAGATATTTGTGTGCCGATTTTAGAGAAAGAAAGTGGCTTAAAATGCGGTGTTGATTTTAAAATCGGATATTCTCCCGAGAGAATCAATCCCGGTGATAAAGTACACAGACTGGAAACTATTGTAAAAATTGTTTCCGGTATGGATGAAGAAACCTTGGATACCGTTGCTAAAGTGTATGAACTGGTGGTACAAGCAGGGGTTCACCGTGCGGAAAGTATCAAGGTTGCAGAAGCAGCCAAAGTTATTGAGAACTCTCAGCGTGATATCAACATTGCGTTTATGAATGAATTATCCATTATTTTTAACAAAATGGGAATTGATACCAAAGCTGTTTTGGAAGCTGCCGGCACTAAATGGAATTTCTTGAAATTCTTCCCCGGTCTGGTTGGCGGTCACTGTATCGGTGTAGATCCCTACTATCTCACCTATAAGGCAGAACAGCTTGGATACCACAGCAAAATTATTTTGTCTGGTCGTACCATCAATGACGATATGGGAAAATACGTGGCAGAAAATATTATCAAAAACTTAATCCGTGCAGATGTTTCCATCAAGCACGCCAAAGTGGCTCTTTTGGGCTTTACCTTTAAGGAAAATTGCCCCGATACCAGAAATACCCGTGTGATTGATATTATCAACGAACTTGCGGAATACGATTTGGTTCCTATGGTGTATGATCCTGTTGCAGACAAAGGGGAAGCATTGCATGAATACGGCATTGAATTTGCATCCTTAGAAGATATCCGTGATGTGGATTGCTTGATTATTGCTGTGGGACACGAAGAATTTATGAAGATGAATCTTTCTGATTTTGATAAACTCTTTAAAAATGTGCCCAACAACAAAAAAGTGTTGGTGGACATCAAAGGCGTTTTAAACAGAAAAGAAGCAGAAAGCTTAGATTATAACTATTGGAGATTGTAA
- a CDS encoding SDR family oxidoreductase, producing the protein MGYKDLKFPENSRFLVTGGAGFIGSNICEAILNMGFFVRCLDDFSTGKRENIAPFLDNPNFELLEGDIRDLDTCMKACEGIDYVSHQAAWGSVPRSIEMPLLYEDINIGGTLNMMEAARQNHVKKFVYASSSSVYGDEPNLPKTEDRVGKVLSPYALTKKTNEEYGRLYTKLYGLETVGFRYFNVFGRRQDPHGYYAAVIPKFVKALLNDEAPTINGDGKQSRDFTYIENVIEANLKGMLSGPEAAGEAFNVAYGGQEYLIDLYYKLCELLGKNIEPNFGPDRAGDIKHSNADITKARKLLGYHPEYDFASGIELAVDWYRENL; encoded by the coding sequence ATGGGTTACAAGGATTTGAAATTCCCTGAAAATTCTCGCTTTTTGGTAACCGGCGGAGCAGGTTTTATCGGTTCCAACATTTGTGAAGCCATTTTAAATATGGGATTTTTTGTTCGTTGCCTGGATGATTTTTCTACCGGTAAGCGGGAAAATATTGCGCCTTTTTTAGACAATCCCAATTTTGAATTGTTAGAAGGGGATATCCGTGATTTAGATACCTGTATGAAAGCTTGCGAAGGTATCGATTATGTGTCTCATCAGGCAGCCTGGGGAAGTGTTCCCAGAAGTATTGAAATGCCGTTGTTGTATGAAGATATCAACATTGGCGGCACCTTAAATATGATGGAAGCGGCACGTCAGAATCATGTGAAAAAATTTGTGTATGCTTCCAGTTCTTCTGTATACGGGGACGAACCAAATCTTCCCAAAACCGAAGACAGAGTGGGCAAAGTTTTATCTCCGTATGCCCTGACCAAAAAAACCAATGAGGAATACGGCAGACTTTATACCAAATTGTACGGTCTGGAAACGGTTGGCTTCCGTTATTTCAACGTGTTTGGACGCCGCCAGGACCCTCACGGCTACTATGCAGCGGTGATTCCGAAATTTGTAAAGGCACTGCTCAATGATGAGGCTCCTACCATCAACGGAGACGGCAAACAGTCCCGTGATTTTACTTATATTGAAAATGTAATCGAAGCCAACTTAAAAGGAATGTTATCCGGTCCGGAAGCGGCAGGTGAGGCCTTTAACGTGGCATACGGCGGTCAGGAATACCTGATTGACTTGTACTATAAACTATGCGAATTATTAGGCAAAAATATTGAACCAAATTTTGGTCCCGACAGAGCAGGGGATATCAAGCATTCCAATGCGGATATCACAAAAGCGAGAAAATTGTTGGGCTATCATCCTGAGTACGATTTTGCCAGCGGTATTGAATTAGCGGTAGATTGGTATCGTGAGAATTTGTAA
- a CDS encoding EpsG family protein: MTPYVFMILIWVVLFYYLLYRNEGISEEGMEKRRQIFVWLAGTTLFVIMGFRHNGVGVDTKHYLSRYHSTAYYDWDVFKHWDLWREEELGFLFFTKILYVWKIPFQVYLILYALFISICISKFILKWSKNPFWGFYLHATIGMFTMSMSGIRQSIACCICWLAIDYILEKKPVRFVLMVILASTFHQSAIFFLVFYFARYLKIKKISGWFFAGVSVASIFLRSIFTPILEYFMPEKYEIYGAVSDKYPINPLLVMVALLIPMFCLFFWERRKIKNERDDQFQSLCFVGSFAYAIIQVLGLSSNAIGRMCYYFYIFNVILLGNVITDIEDRNTRYIASAFAILLPGYMFFKAHSLGIAPYYFFWQVYGS; this comes from the coding sequence ATGACGCCTTATGTATTTATGATTCTTATTTGGGTAGTGCTGTTTTACTACCTGTTATATCGGAACGAAGGTATCTCAGAGGAAGGTATGGAAAAGCGAAGACAAATTTTCGTGTGGCTTGCCGGAACCACCTTGTTTGTGATTATGGGCTTCCGACACAATGGTGTCGGAGTCGATACCAAGCATTATCTGAGCAGATATCATTCGACAGCATATTATGACTGGGATGTGTTTAAGCATTGGGATCTATGGCGTGAGGAAGAACTTGGATTTCTCTTTTTCACTAAGATTTTATATGTGTGGAAAATTCCTTTTCAAGTATACCTGATTCTTTATGCTCTATTTATTTCCATTTGTATTTCTAAATTCATTTTAAAATGGAGCAAGAACCCATTTTGGGGATTTTATTTGCACGCTACTATTGGAATGTTTACCATGTCAATGTCCGGAATTCGACAGTCAATTGCTTGCTGTATCTGCTGGCTGGCAATTGATTATATTCTAGAGAAAAAGCCCGTTCGGTTTGTATTGATGGTCATTTTGGCATCTACTTTCCATCAGTCTGCAATTTTCTTTTTGGTATTTTATTTTGCACGCTATCTCAAAATTAAAAAGATCAGCGGATGGTTTTTTGCAGGTGTATCAGTAGCTAGTATTTTTCTTCGCTCGATTTTTACACCGATTCTGGAATATTTTATGCCCGAAAAATATGAAATTTACGGCGCGGTTAGTGATAAGTATCCTATCAATCCGTTGTTGGTAATGGTGGCACTTTTGATTCCGATGTTTTGTCTGTTTTTCTGGGAACGCAGGAAAATCAAAAATGAACGAGACGACCAGTTTCAGTCTCTTTGTTTTGTAGGTTCCTTCGCTTACGCCATTATTCAGGTGTTAGGTCTTTCTTCTAATGCGATTGGACGTATGTGTTATTACTTTTATATTTTCAATGTAATTCTGCTCGGAAATGTTATTACGGATATTGAAGACAGAAATACGCGATATATCGCGTCTGCTTTTGCAATCCTTTTGCCGGGATATATGTTCTTTAAAGCACACAGCTTGGGGATTGCGCCCTATTATTTCTTTTGGCAAGTATACGGTTCGTAA
- a CDS encoding acyltransferase, translating into MKGRTYIYGNPYKMFSTEPWCVTLGDNVHITNEVVFVCHDGGTLVFRHLVPDLEITKPITVGDNVFIGTRSIIMPGVHIGNNVIIAAGSVVSKDLPDNGVYGGVPAKFIKPMDEYFEKIQQESLHLGHLKGKEKDRELRKVLLKQE; encoded by the coding sequence ATGAAAGGAAGAACCTATATATACGGAAATCCTTATAAAATGTTTTCTACCGAGCCTTGGTGTGTTACATTGGGTGATAATGTGCATATTACCAACGAGGTTGTTTTTGTTTGTCACGACGGCGGAACGTTGGTGTTCCGACATTTGGTTCCCGATTTGGAAATTACCAAACCGATTACTGTTGGTGACAATGTATTTATTGGTACTCGCAGCATTATTATGCCCGGCGTTCACATCGGCAATAATGTGATTATTGCTGCAGGTTCTGTTGTTAGTAAGGATTTGCCGGATAATGGAGTGTATGGCGGCGTTCCTGCTAAATTCATTAAACCGATGGACGAATATTTTGAAAAAATTCAGCAAGAATCCTTGCATCTGGGCCATTTAAAAGGTAAGGAAAAAGATAGAGAATTACGAAAAGTTCTGCTCAAGCAGGAATGA
- a CDS encoding glycosyltransferase, with protein sequence MGKNMKVLWIMYAPLGQLSKALGFGCAQSGTWIDGAMDSLLEADSNVELAVLTTAKIKETRRKNENGVEYVCLNLGRCPRGKSTSKAKLNVWLAEIKRINPDVIHIWGTEYSIGYDLARAIRNIPIVYRIQGAINSISKYPNGHLPVRKMKQELSFFDGLKANKYDKDSRFMEKQAEMELAMIKDSAAIFSDNEWALMQYQMKMPQLPVYFDQLPIREVFFENTWELDKVTPHSLFCLAGRTAYKGLHQAIEAVALLKDEFPDILLRIPGSIASRNPKWLFEPTYITYLRKLIKKYGLEKNVEFLGALSSEQMAEYMLKSQLFIMPSVIENESATLREAMTMGMPVVSAFAGDIYEVVVHKETGLLYRYEEYEHLAYFIKTLFSDTEFSVEMGKRAEAFLKEKYKEHDYGKILCDIYAKVLKQ encoded by the coding sequence ATGGGGAAGAATATGAAAGTTTTATGGATTATGTATGCACCCTTGGGGCAATTATCCAAAGCATTGGGATTCGGTTGCGCGCAAAGCGGAACCTGGATTGACGGTGCGATGGACTCCTTGTTGGAAGCAGATTCTAATGTGGAACTCGCCGTTCTGACTACTGCGAAAATCAAAGAAACTCGCAGAAAAAACGAAAACGGTGTAGAATATGTGTGCCTGAATTTAGGCAGATGTCCCCGTGGGAAAAGCACATCCAAAGCGAAGTTGAATGTTTGGCTTGCGGAAATTAAACGAATCAACCCTGATGTAATTCATATTTGGGGAACCGAGTATTCCATTGGTTATGATTTGGCAAGAGCAATCCGCAATATCCCCATTGTGTATCGGATTCAGGGAGCGATCAACTCCATCAGTAAATACCCCAACGGTCATTTACCTGTTCGGAAAATGAAGCAAGAGCTGTCATTTTTTGACGGATTAAAAGCCAATAAATATGATAAAGATTCCCGTTTTATGGAAAAACAGGCAGAAATGGAGCTGGCAATGATAAAAGACTCAGCAGCCATTTTTTCCGATAATGAATGGGCGCTGATGCAATATCAGATGAAAATGCCCCAGCTTCCCGTTTATTTTGACCAGCTTCCGATTCGGGAAGTATTTTTTGAAAACACTTGGGAGCTGGATAAAGTAACACCGCACAGCTTATTTTGCTTAGCAGGGCGAACTGCCTACAAGGGGCTTCATCAGGCAATCGAAGCGGTGGCTTTATTGAAGGATGAGTTTCCGGATATTCTTTTGCGAATTCCCGGAAGCATTGCCTCCAGAAATCCAAAATGGTTGTTTGAACCTACCTACATTACCTATTTAAGAAAGCTAATTAAAAAATACGGTTTAGAAAAGAATGTGGAATTTTTAGGGGCATTATCTTCTGAGCAAATGGCAGAGTATATGCTAAAGAGCCAGCTGTTTATTATGCCCTCTGTGATTGAAAATGAATCTGCCACTTTGCGAGAGGCAATGACAATGGGTATGCCTGTGGTATCTGCATTTGCAGGGGATATCTATGAGGTGGTTGTCCATAAAGAAACAGGCCTTTTGTACCGTTATGAAGAATACGAACATTTAGCGTATTTTATCAAGACTTTATTTAGTGATACCGAGTTTTCCGTGGAAATGGGAAAACGTGCTGAGGCATTTTTAAAGGAAAAATACAAAGAACACGATTACGGAAAAATCCTTTGCGATATTTATGCCAAAGTGTTGAAACAGTAG
- a CDS encoding polysaccharide pyruvyl transferase family protein: MMKRVGIITMYHNSENYGGILQAYALAKKLNLLGADAKQISFDACGSRVFAPKKSIVTSVKTTMAKILKMLSAGNARKSKIIQKFRDDIPHTSVVNPDNIKSIVNDFDVFITGSDQVWNPLAMCKEYLLSFVPPEKTKLSYAASISRDRLTGEEQAVFQNYLSTFTDISVRESHDVALLEECVNKKIEWVLDPVFLLDQAEWEDAACKRLIEKPYVFCYFLNDKNKDAALMKEFANQTNTVTVQIDGLTMSSKKMADQTIKNVGPRQFLSLIKHAEHVLTDSFHAMSFSFLFRKNFIVFPRNTERTMESRITSFLQLLGREDRFVDAKEVKVSELLALKPMDYNVSYQDFEERKAHSENFLKKYL, translated from the coding sequence ATGATGAAACGTGTCGGAATTATAACGATGTATCACAACAGCGAAAATTACGGCGGGATTCTGCAGGCATATGCCTTGGCAAAAAAATTGAATTTACTGGGTGCTGATGCCAAGCAAATCAGTTTTGACGCTTGCGGTAGCCGTGTTTTTGCACCGAAGAAATCTATTGTTACTTCTGTGAAAACTACCATGGCAAAAATTTTAAAAATGCTTTCTGCGGGGAATGCTCGAAAAAGCAAAATAATCCAAAAGTTTCGGGACGATATTCCCCATACATCAGTTGTGAATCCCGACAACATTAAAAGTATCGTGAACGATTTTGATGTGTTCATTACAGGAAGCGACCAGGTGTGGAATCCTTTGGCAATGTGCAAGGAATATCTGCTTAGCTTTGTTCCGCCCGAAAAAACCAAGCTCTCTTATGCTGCCAGCATCAGCAGAGATCGGCTGACGGGGGAAGAGCAAGCCGTATTTCAGAATTATTTAAGCACCTTTACCGATATTTCGGTAAGAGAATCCCACGATGTTGCCTTGTTGGAAGAATGTGTCAACAAAAAAATTGAGTGGGTTCTGGATCCGGTGTTTTTATTGGATCAAGCAGAGTGGGAGGATGCGGCTTGCAAACGTCTGATTGAAAAGCCTTATGTTTTTTGTTATTTCTTAAATGATAAAAATAAGGACGCAGCTTTAATGAAAGAATTTGCCAATCAAACCAATACGGTTACGGTGCAGATTGACGGTTTAACCATGTCTTCTAAAAAGATGGCCGATCAAACCATAAAAAATGTGGGACCGAGACAATTTTTATCATTAATCAAACATGCAGAGCATGTTTTGACGGACAGTTTTCATGCAATGTCATTTTCGTTTCTCTTTCGGAAAAATTTTATTGTTTTTCCGCGAAATACAGAGAGAACCATGGAATCAAGAATCACCTCCTTTTTGCAGTTACTTGGCAGAGAAGACCGCTTTGTGGATGCTAAAGAGGTAAAAGTAAGTGAGCTTTTGGCATTAAAACCAATGGATTATAACGTTTCTTATCAGGATTTCGAAGAGAGAAAAGCACATTCTGAAAACTTTTTAAAAAAATATTTATAA